From the Malaclemys terrapin pileata isolate rMalTer1 chromosome 13, rMalTer1.hap1, whole genome shotgun sequence genome, one window contains:
- the LOC128848169 gene encoding olfactory receptor 11A1-like, whose product MANPEWGNQTVLTDFILLGFGNLPGLQILLFLLFLVIYIVTMAGNILIVVLVVADQQLHTPMYFFLGNLSCLETCYTSTILPRMLASFLTGDRTISVSSCLTQYYFFGFLAAAECYLLAVMSYDRYLAICKPLHYAVLMNGRCCLQLAAGTWISCSLAIDITIFLMQQLTFCGPNEIDHFFCDFIPVIKLSCSDTRMMELITTILAAICTLPPYLLTLATYVCIITTILRIPSTSGKRKAFSTCSSHLIVVSIFYGTIMIVYMLPKIDTLRDLNKVFSVFYTVLTPMLNPLIYSLRNREVKEALGKVATKFSAVKRIQTFLS is encoded by the coding sequence ATGGCGAACCCAGAGTGGGGAAATCAAACAGTTCTCACAGATTTCATCCTGCtaggatttgggaatctccctgggCTGCAAATTCTTCTCTTCTTGTTGTTTCTTGTCATCTACATTGTGACAATGGCTGGGAACATCCTCATTGTTGtgctagttgtggctgatcagcaaCTTCACACCCCAATGTATTTCTTCCTGGGGaatttgtcctgcttggagacctgctacacctccaccatcctgcccaggatgtTGGCCAGTTTTCTtactggggacagaaccatttctgtTAGCAGCTGCCTCACACAATATTATTTCTttgggttcctggcagctgcagagtGCTATCTCCTGGCagtgatgtcttatgatcggtatttagcaaTATGCAAACCACTGCACTATGCTGTCCTTATGAATGGCAGGTGCTGCCTCCAGCTAGCAGCTGGCACTTGGATTAGTTGTTCTCTGGCTATAGACATAACAATATTTTTAATGCAACAATTAACTTTCTGCGGccccaatgaaattgaccatttcttctgtgacttCATCCCAGTAATAaaactctcctgcagtgacacACGTATGATGGAGCTTATCACTACCATACTGGCTGCTATATGCACTCTCCCGCCATATCTATTAACCCTGGCAACATACGTCTGTATCATCACCACCATCCTGCGAATCCCTTCCACCTCTGGGAAGAGAaaagccttttccacctgctcctctcacctcatcgTGGTGTCAATTTTCTATGGGACCATAATGATTGTCTACATGCTACCAAAAATTGATACACTGAGAGACCTGAACAAAGTGTTCTCCGTCTTCTacacagtcctgactcccatGCTCAACCCGCTCAtatacagcctgaggaacagAGAGGTCAAAGAGGCCTTGGGAAAAGTTGCCACTAAATTCTCTGCTGTCAAAAGGATTCAAACCTTCTTATCATAG